Genomic DNA from uncultured Ilyobacter sp.:
GTTTAGAAAAATTCATCCTTTGCTTTTTAAGCTCTTTCTCTGTTCTTAGTATCATATATTCATTGACAGGCTCATCATCACTTAAAAATTTCAGCAGTTCTTTAAAATGATTTTCATCAAAGCAGTGAAACATAGTGTAAATAGAATAATCCCAATTTTGATATGTTGTTCTTCTATAACAATGACTTATGTTTTTCGTATTTGCTAGTTTTTCAGCAAACTCATCAATTTTATCCTTATGAACACTCCATAAAACAAGGGCGTTGTATTTATAGCCCAATTTTGTTTGGGACACGATACCACCAATTTTTCTTATTACTCCACTTTCTTTATAGTCTAACAATTTTTTCAAAAGTTTTTTTTCAGAAATATTAAACTCTTCGGATAATGCATGAAATGGTCTGCTATTAATTGGAAGTGGTTGTTTTAATCTTTCAATAATTCTTATATCTTCAGATTTTAATTCCATTTTACTTTTTTCTTTTCTAATCTGAACTTCTTCAAATTTAAATCCACTGTAATCATTGGTATTTGCATCAACTACAAAATTAAGTTTATATTTTTTTTCAGGTTTAAGTAGCATATAATCTTTTATTTTTGCCATCTCTAGAATTTTTTTTGTTGTTTCTTCAACTTCATAACTATTTGGTTCTAATATAGTAAACCACATATTGAACTCGTTCATTCTAAGATAATTATGAGTAACCCCCGGATGGGAGTTAATAATCTCAGCTACACTGTCTATCTCCTCAAATGGAACTTTTATTGCAACCAA
This window encodes:
- a CDS encoding AsnC family transcriptional regulator; its protein translation is MDNIDKKLLNITQTGFEITETPYRKIGSILEISEEETLSRLKKLKDEKVLRYIGASIDSSYLNFNGLLVAIKVPFEEIDSVAEIINSHPGVTHNYLRMNEFNMWFTILEPNSYEVEETTKKILEMAKIKDYMLLKPEKKYKLNFVVDANTNDYSGFKFEEVQIRKEKSKMELKSEDIRIIERLKQPLPINSRPFHALSEEFNISEKKLLKKLLDYKESGVIRKIGGIVSQTKLGYKYNALVLWSVHKDKIDEFAEKLANTKNISHCYRRTTYQNWDYSIYTMFHCFDENHFKELLKFLSDDEPVNEYMILRTEKELKKQRMNFSKLDYSKWHEYYFTNF